The Rhodothermales bacterium nucleotide sequence GTGACCGGTTTCTTCGGCCAGAACTTCAATCTGCAGGGCATGCCGCTCATCCCGATCTATGGTGCGGCGGCCGGCGGCGGCCTCGTGGCGGCGCTCCGTTCGGCGGCCCCGATTCCGGGCCTCGAAAGCCTCAACTCGGTGCAGCGCGGCCTCCTGGCCGACCTGCTGGGCTACACCGCGCTGAACGGCTTGCTCGGTCTCGGCGCCATCACGGATGCCACCCAGCTCGGCATTCCGGATGACAGCGAGCAGGGGTTCCGGGAAGTCAACGGACCGGTTGACATCGCCCCGTTGAAACAGACCACCACGCAGACCATCGAGGTCGGCTACAAGGGGCTCATCAACGGCAACATCCTGTTCGCCGTGGATGGCTACTGGGCGAACAAGAAGAACTTCACGGGTCCGCTGCTCGTCGAGTCGCCCTTCGTTTATCTGGATCGCGCGGGGCTCACCGGCGACGTAGGCGCCGCGCTCGGCGCGCTCTTCGCGACATCGACCGATGCGACGGTCCAGGCCCTGCTCGCCGGCCTGCAGCAGGCGCAGCTGCCGGCGGCCAACGTGGCCGGCATCCTCGGCGCGCTGGTGGGCGGCGCCCTGGAAGGCACGCCCATCGCCGCGATCCAGTCCGATCAGCAGGTGCTGCCCGATGCGCTCTCGCAGAACGCCGTGGGCGGCTTCGCCGCGTACCGCAACTTCGGCAACCTCGATTACTGGGGCGTTGACGCATCCCTCCAGATCCTGGCGACGGACGCGCTCACCCTCTTCGGCAACATCTCCATCGTCAGCGACGACTTCTTCGACAATACGGAGCTGGATGAGGAGAATGTCGATCTCGAACTGGCGCTCAACGCGCCGACGTTCAAGGGCAAGTTCGGGGGCAGCTACCGGATGCCGTCCGGCCTCTCGCTCAATGCGTCCGGCCGCTATACGAAGGGCTTCCCGGTACGCTCCGGCAGCGACTATATCGGCAACGTGGAAGACTACTTCCTGCTCGACCTGGGCGCCGGCTTCGATTTCGGTCGCACCGTCCAGGGGCTGCGGGTGGATTTCACCATCCAGAACCTGCTCGATAATGCGCACCGTGAATTCGTGGGCGCTCCCCTTATCGGCCGGATGGGCATCGCACGCCTGACGTACACCTTCTGAGACACGGTGCGTCACGGAAGATGGTTCACGGTTCGACGTTCCATGTTCAAGGAATAACCGGACATTGAACCTTCAACCATAAACCTTGAACCCAAAACAAGAGTCATCCCGGGCAATCCGGGATGACTTTTTGTTTTTGTCGCCAATTCTCCGCGCGCGGCTTTATTCGAACAGACTTAATAAATACATTCGCCCAGGCTACTGGTCGAATACCTGTTCCACTCGCCATTCTGAGGAGAGCTTGCGACGAAGCGTGCGCGCAGCATGGGCCGCAACCCGGATTTTGGTCCGATCGTTGCCGCTTGTGCTGATAGCGTCTCGTTTTTTTCCGGCGCTCCTCAGGATGGCGCGGTGGCGACCGGTGCCGCTCTCGCTCTGAGCTCTCGTTGACCCCCAAAAAAGGGCCCCCCATGGTTCTCCAACAGCGTCGGCCCGCGTCGGACGCCGGGCTGCCTGCCGTATCGTTTGCGCGATACGCGCTGCTCGCCGCTCTCTTTCTGCTTTTCGTCGGCACCGCTCGCGCCCAGGAGCTTAGCGCCGAACTGCGTGGTTTTGTCACCGACTCGTACGACGGCCTTCCGCTCGAAGGCGCCACCGTTGCCCTGACCGTCCGCTCGGCAACGACGCTGGTCGCCGGCGCCGTCACCGACCGTTCGGGCAACTACCGCATCACCGGGTTGCACCCGGGCCGCTACACGATCGTCATCCGCTACGTTGGCTACGAGGAACTGCGCCGGTCGATCGTACTGGAGCCCGGCCAGGCGCGGACGATGGATGTGCCGTTGCAGCAGACCAGCATCGATCTGAATACGGTAGTCGTTTCGGCATCGCGGCAGCAAGAACTTGCCCTCGAAACCGCCTCGTCGATCTCGGTGGTGGCCGATCGTGAAGTCCAGGCGGATGTCACCCCGTCCGCCGCCTCGCTGCTGCGGGATGTGGCCGGCGTCGATTACGCGCAGACCGGTCTGGATCGCCGCGAGGTGGCCCTGCGCGGTTTCAACAATTCCATCATCGGCGAGACGTACGTCCTCACGGATCATCGCGCGTCTGCGGTGCCGGGGCTCGCGCTCAACGCGTACGGCTTGATGCCCATCGCCTCGCTGGACGTGGATCGCATCGAGGTCGTGCGGGGATCGGGGTCGACGCTATATGGCGCCGGCGTCGATCAGGGGCTCATCCACTTCGTCACCAAGGATCCGTTTGCCTATCAGGGAACGAGCTTCTCCACGGGCGGCGGCGGGCGCGGATTGATGGATCTCGAGTTTCGCCATGCCGACGCCGTGAGCCGGCGCTTTGCGTACAAAGTGGTCGGCGAATATGCGCGTGGAGAGGACTGGGAGCTGGATCCGGACGATGCGCTCGATCGGTCGCTGATCCTGGCGGAAGGCGGCGCCCTGCGCGATGCCGGCTACTGGAAGTACAACCTGAATGCCCAGGGCGAATACCGCTTTGCCGAGCGCGCTCGCCTGAGCGTCAATACCGGCTATCTCTCGCAGAAGATGGCCATGCTGACGGGCATCGGGGCGGCGCAGACGGATAATTTTGCCTACGGGTTTGCGCAGGTCCGGCTGAACGCCGGCCCGCTTTTCGCCCAGGTGTACCTCAACCAGAACAACAGCGGCGATTCGTACTACTACCGTCAGAACCTGCTCGAGGCGCCCGACAGCGCGCTGGCGATCGTCGATAAAACCCGGCTGGTCGGGGCGCAGATCAACTACGATCTGAACTACTTCAACGGCCGCGGCCGGATGGTGGTCGGCAGCGACCTGCGGTGGACGCAGCCGCGGACGGAAGGCACCGTCTACGGCCGGTTCGAGAACGCCGACGACATCGGGGAGGCCGGCGTGTTCGCGCAATCGACGACGCGCGTATCGCCGGCGCTCGACCTGTTGCTCGCGGTCCGCGCCGACTACAATACCATCGCCGAGCACGTCCAGTATTCCCCGCGCGCCGGCTTTGTCTACAAGATCTCACCGCAACAGACCTTCCGCCTGACGCTCAATCAGGCCTACAGCGCGCCCGGGCTGAATCCCTATTTTCTGGATCTCCAGATTCGCCAGTTCCCGACGGCGGCGCCTTTTAACCTGGCCTACCAGGCGCAGGGCGCCGTGCACGGCTTTACGTTCGACGACTACCGCGCCCACAACAGCGCGGCGTTTTTATTGCCCGACGAGGGCGATCTCGCGGGAGCTCCCGGCGTGTTCGGTCAGATGGTACCCGTCGATCGCGTGCCGCTGGTGCCGGTATACCAGGCGTTTTCGACCGGCCTCGCCGCCGCGCTGGCCGACGGGACGTCGCTGCCGGCGCCGTTGAATGCGATGACGGCGGACCAGCGCGCCCAGTTCGCCGCCCTGCTGGGTCAGCTCGCGCCGTTTGTGGATGGGTACACCGCCGGCCGGCTCGGGCTGCCGGACAACTCGACGGACGGCTTCCGGGCCGTCAGCGGCCCGGTGGATGTGGCGCCGCTCAAACAGTCGCTCACGCGTTCGGTGGAAGCCGGCTACAAAGGCGTCATTACCCCCCGCTTCATCCTTTCGGTGGACGCGTACCTGACACGGAAAGAGAATTTTGTCGGGCCGCTGCTGATCGAGTCGCCGATGGTCTATCTGACCGAAGTCGACGCCGACCTCGCGCGAGCCCTGGAGGCGACGATCGCCGACATCGCCGAGGCGAATCCGGGCACGGCGTCGTTCCTGGACGGCCTGGGGCTGGATGCGGCGGAGGCGGCCGGCCTGCTGGGCCAGCTGGCGCGGGACGGATACGGCGATGTCGCCGGCTTCGGGGCCTCGCCGGTGGCGGTCGTTCAGCCGGACCAGGCCACGCTGCCGGACGGGAGCCCCGCGACCTCGGTCGGCGGCCTGCTCACCTACCGCAATTTCGGGCGCGTGGATCTCTGGGGGACGGATATCGACATCGACTGGCGGGCCACCGACCGGCTGCGGACCTTCGCCCACGCCTCCTTCCTGAGCGACAACTTTTTCGACTACCGGGAGCTCGGCGAGGACGACCCTGCCCTGGAAGTGCCGCTCAATGCGCCAAAGTTCAAGTTCGGCGCCGGCGCATCCTATGCCTTCCCCTTCGGCTTCTCGGCGCGCGCGGCCGTACGGCATGTCGGCGGTTTCCCCGTGCGTACCGGGCCGTTCATCGGCGATATCGAGGCCTATACCGTTGTCGATCTCACGGCCGGCTTCGATTTCGGCCGTACCCTGCAGGGGCTGCGCCTCGACGCCACCATCCAGAATGCCCTGACCATCGTGGACGGGCAGCTCGTGGAAAGGCACCGCGAATTTGCCGGTGCGCCGCGCATCGGCCGGCTGGCGATGGCGCGGTTGGTCTATACCTTCTAGCCGGCGACAGGGTCGCCGGCTGTTTCAGGCATCAGGTTGCATGTCCCGTAGGTCGGGTTAGGTCCCTAACAGGGACCGTAACCCGACATGCACATCGATGGACCGTAACCCGACATGCACATCGATGGACCGTAACCCGACATGCACATCGATGGGCCGTAACCCGACATGCACATCGATGGGCCGTAACCCGACATGCACATCGATGGACCGTAACCCGACCTGCCGACGGTACCCCGCCTATCTCGTTACGAAAAATCCAACCACCCCCGCCGGACCCGCGGGCAGGTTTTTTCCCGCGACCGGGATCCTCACCCCCAGTTCGATGACCCCGGCCCCTACGTC carries:
- a CDS encoding TonB-dependent receptor; the protein is MVLQQRRPASDAGLPAVSFARYALLAALFLLFVGTARAQELSAELRGFVTDSYDGLPLEGATVALTVRSATTLVAGAVTDRSGNYRITGLHPGRYTIVIRYVGYEELRRSIVLEPGQARTMDVPLQQTSIDLNTVVVSASRQQELALETASSISVVADREVQADVTPSAASLLRDVAGVDYAQTGLDRREVALRGFNNSIIGETYVLTDHRASAVPGLALNAYGLMPIASLDVDRIEVVRGSGSTLYGAGVDQGLIHFVTKDPFAYQGTSFSTGGGGRGLMDLEFRHADAVSRRFAYKVVGEYARGEDWELDPDDALDRSLILAEGGALRDAGYWKYNLNAQGEYRFAERARLSVNTGYLSQKMAMLTGIGAAQTDNFAYGFAQVRLNAGPLFAQVYLNQNNSGDSYYYRQNLLEAPDSALAIVDKTRLVGAQINYDLNYFNGRGRMVVGSDLRWTQPRTEGTVYGRFENADDIGEAGVFAQSTTRVSPALDLLLAVRADYNTIAEHVQYSPRAGFVYKISPQQTFRLTLNQAYSAPGLNPYFLDLQIRQFPTAAPFNLAYQAQGAVHGFTFDDYRAHNSAAFLLPDEGDLAGAPGVFGQMVPVDRVPLVPVYQAFSTGLAAALADGTSLPAPLNAMTADQRAQFAALLGQLAPFVDGYTAGRLGLPDNSTDGFRAVSGPVDVAPLKQSLTRSVEAGYKGVITPRFILSVDAYLTRKENFVGPLLIESPMVYLTEVDADLARALEATIADIAEANPGTASFLDGLGLDAAEAAGLLGQLARDGYGDVAGFGASPVAVVQPDQATLPDGSPATSVGGLLTYRNFGRVDLWGTDIDIDWRATDRLRTFAHASFLSDNFFDYRELGEDDPALEVPLNAPKFKFGAGASYAFPFGFSARAAVRHVGGFPVRTGPFIGDIEAYTVVDLTAGFDFGRTLQGLRLDATIQNALTIVDGQLVERHREFAGAPRIGRLAMARLVYTF